The Branchiostoma floridae strain S238N-H82 chromosome 17, Bfl_VNyyK, whole genome shotgun sequence genome has a window encoding:
- the LOC118405119 gene encoding phospholipase ABHD3-like has translation MAEISDQLSTSVEKMWISKSSLAIFVGVSVATITYYLSHVVKKPVLITGSKSCADFLQHHCPVLVQEYYPTVWCFTSRAHTILCSVLSDLTRWKLPPYRREVLDMPDGGELHLDWLEHHGNSHYNNSHHDNRTHPIIVILPGMSGNSRSHYVINLARGASKKGYRSVVYNHRGSNGVKLKNNKYYCAADTSDLQHVVTHIRKLYPDAPLMAAGVSLGGMITFNYLAKFGKDCGLVAAMVMSMPWNTFKTTESLEEPLNRLLFNKYLTFGLTQYVRQNREVFDKDSRVDVDHALKSSTIAEYDKRFTIKVFGFESVDQFYTLASACYKVSKVQTPLLSLNAADDVFAPLSSIPTKEIEKNPNIALVVTSHGGHIGFGDWLFPSRESFMDKLYQQYVDAVFKYRQEEHVGTQKKREWENREESWVTKVDPDTKRNLEKERMVGKRVSKSPGGKWPCPVCARVCGSRIGLYSHQRIHENEKRKVLSIQF, from the exons atggcggaaatTTCGGACCAACTTTCGACATCCGTAGAGAAAATGTGGATTTCTAAGTCGTCGTTGGCGATTTTCGTGGGTGTATCAGTCGCAACAATAACCTACTACCTATCTCATGTTGTCAAA AAGCCAGTGCTGATAACAGGCAGTAAGAGTTGTGCAGACTTCCTCCAGCACCACTGTCCTGTCCTGGTACAGGAGTACTACCCTACTGTCTGGTGCTTCACATCGCGGGCACACACCATCCTGTGTTCAGTACTGAGTGACCTGACAAGATGGAAACTGCCACCATACAGAAG GGAGGTTCTAGATATGCCTGATGGAGGGGAGCTCCACCTGGACTGGCTGGaacaccatggcaacagtcacTATAACAACAGTCACCATGACAACAGGACACACCCCATCATAGTCATCCTCCCTGGGATGTCAG GGAACAGCCGTTCACATTATGTTATCAACCTAGCCAGAGGAGCGAGTAAGAAGGGATACAGGAGTGTTGTGTACAACCATAGAGGAAGCAATGGAGTCAAACTGAAG AATAACAAGTACTACTGTGCAGCTGACACTTCTGATCTACAGCATGTAGTCACTCACATCAGGAAACTCTACCCAGACGCACCGCTCATGGCTGCTGGGGTTTCACTTGGAGG AATGATCACCTTCAACTATCTGGCCAAGTTTGGGAAAGACTGTGGTCTGGTAGCAGCCATGGTTATGTCCATGCCTTGGAACACCTTTAAGACGACAGAGTCTCTTGAAGAACCTCTGAACCGACTGCTGTTTAACAAGTATCTGACATTTGGGCTGACACAATATGTAAGACA aaaCAGGGAAGTCTTTGACAAGGACAGCCGGGTGGATGTTGACCATGCCCTCAAG TCGTCAACCATAGCAGAGTATGACAAGCGTTTCACCATCAAAGTGTTTGGTTTTGAGTCTGTGGATCAGTTTTACACACTGGCAAGTGCCTGCTACAAAGTCAGCAAAGTCCAAACCCCCTTGTTGAGCCTAAACGCAGCAGATGACGTCTTTGCTCCCTTGAGCT CTATTCCAACTAAAGAGATAGAAAAGAACCCAAATATTGCCCTGGTGGTGACGTCGCACGGGGGCCACATCGGCTTTGGTGATTGGCTGTTCCCTTCCCGCGAGAGTTTCATGGATAAACTGTACCAGCAATACGTGGATGCTGTCTTCAAGTACAGACAGGAGGAACATGTAGGCACACAGAAGAA GAGAGAATGGGAGAACAGAGAAGAGTCCTGGGTAACAAAAGTAGACCCTGACACTAAAAGAAATCTGGAAAAGGAGAGAATGGTTGGAAAACGGGTATCAAAAAGTCCAGGCGGTAAATGGCCATGTCCTGTGTGTGCTCGTGTTTGTGGTTCCAGGATCGGACTTTACAGTCATCAGAGAATCCATGAAAACGAGAAAAGGAAAGTGCtctcaatccagttttag
- the LOC118404029 gene encoding uncharacterized protein LOC118404029 isoform X2, protein MLSGIDSHIYKSLLSPSVPVASVWQLGTVGNKLHPDICDAVCLHLGLTREMIQAHREKYRLDSSEAWEMSQYGIHNISLLLRWLNMAGSQATLDKLCESLHYADVQLDMYNFLFDPITSRHPTDLELVQLAVQLHSIPWVLTHLCCPMGFQHHDVLCWERTDPGGTWFQVHAMLEDWRNKFGGEATVVKLCGQLHDGGVAPDKYWFLCHEEPKSFEG, encoded by the exons ATGCTGTCAGGGATTGACTCCCATATATACAAGTCTCTCCTAA GCCCATCAGTTCCAGTAGCCAGTGTGTGGCAGTTGGGAACTGTTGGTAACAAACTTCACCCTGACATATGTGATGCAGTGTGTCTCCATCTGGGACTCACAAGGGAAATGATACAGGCACACAGGGAAAAATATAGACTTGATTCTTCAGAAGCCTGGGAAATGTCACAATATGGCATTCACAACATTTCCCTACTCCTAAGGTGGCTGAACATGGCTGGAAGCCAGGCTACGCTTGACAAGTTGTGTGAGAGTCTTCACTATGCAGATGTACAGCTGGACATGTATAACTTCCTTTTTG ACCCAATCACATCCAGACACCCAACAGACTTGGAGCTGGTCCAGCTGGCCGTACAGCTGCACTCCATCCCCTGGGTGCTGACCCACCTGTGCTGTCCAATGGGCTTCCAGCACCACGACGTGCTATGCTGGGAGCGGACCGACCCGGGCGGCACGTGGTTCCAGGTCCATGCCATGCTGGAAGACTGGCGGAACAAGTTTGGCGGGGAAGCCACGGTCGTAAAACTGTGTGGGCAGTTACATGACGGTGGAGTGGCGCCTGACAAATACTGGTTTTTGTGTCATGAAGAGCCCAAGTCGTTTGAAGGCTAA
- the LOC118404029 gene encoding uncharacterized protein LOC118404029 isoform X1, with protein MYNELNKKFTKTKERFHKMYINRSLMSCFGHVFLCFPGPSVPVASVWQLGTVGNKLHPDICDAVCLHLGLTREMIQAHREKYRLDSSEAWEMSQYGIHNISLLLRWLNMAGSQATLDKLCESLHYADVQLDMYNFLFDPITSRHPTDLELVQLAVQLHSIPWVLTHLCCPMGFQHHDVLCWERTDPGGTWFQVHAMLEDWRNKFGGEATVVKLCGQLHDGGVAPDKYWFLCHEEPKSFEG; from the exons ATGTATAATGAattaaacaagaaattcacaaaaactaaAGAAAGAtttcacaaaatgtatattaacaGATCTTTAATGTCTTGTTTTggacatgtttttttgtgtttccCAGGCCCATCAGTTCCAGTAGCCAGTGTGTGGCAGTTGGGAACTGTTGGTAACAAACTTCACCCTGACATATGTGATGCAGTGTGTCTCCATCTGGGACTCACAAGGGAAATGATACAGGCACACAGGGAAAAATATAGACTTGATTCTTCAGAAGCCTGGGAAATGTCACAATATGGCATTCACAACATTTCCCTACTCCTAAGGTGGCTGAACATGGCTGGAAGCCAGGCTACGCTTGACAAGTTGTGTGAGAGTCTTCACTATGCAGATGTACAGCTGGACATGTATAACTTCCTTTTTG ACCCAATCACATCCAGACACCCAACAGACTTGGAGCTGGTCCAGCTGGCCGTACAGCTGCACTCCATCCCCTGGGTGCTGACCCACCTGTGCTGTCCAATGGGCTTCCAGCACCACGACGTGCTATGCTGGGAGCGGACCGACCCGGGCGGCACGTGGTTCCAGGTCCATGCCATGCTGGAAGACTGGCGGAACAAGTTTGGCGGGGAAGCCACGGTCGTAAAACTGTGTGGGCAGTTACATGACGGTGGAGTGGCGCCTGACAAATACTGGTTTTTGTGTCATGAAGAGCCCAAGTCGTTTGAAGGCTAA
- the LOC118405017 gene encoding uncharacterized protein LOC118405017: MEIEEGTSWCEKKYPGVSDSGVPETDLDGSMTDQVSRTFQDRGTTNGADTKQKISVQGKKELHTASIDKSFLSSVFGWFKSASKPTASLTGRQLTPRELYHLCRTLGPHWEQVGQQLGLDQDTLDRCALDNRDSQWGQVHDMLLTWMERSGVKATVEMLTEGLQAVGVGPHLYNCIRVPSLFELNHLAWKLSDASGWEDVMLHLGLTQDDIRHAKDAHPDYRCSQVHHMLLMWVEKSGTEATVGRLCDALKNHNVETEKFLFLTVTNIDCIL, encoded by the exons ATGGAGATTGAGGAAGGTACATCTTGGTGTGAGAAGAAATATCCAGGCGTCTCAGATTCAGGAGTTCCAGAGACAGACTTAGATGGTTCTATGACAGACCAGGTGTCAAGGACATTCCAGGATAGAGGCACCACAAATGGGGctgatacaaaacaaaagatatCTGTACAGGGAAAGAAAGAACTGCACACAGCTTCTATAGACAAGTCCTTTCTATCATCAGTCTTTGGTTGGTTCAAATCAGCATCAAAACCTACAG CCAGTCTGACAGGTCGTCAGCTGACCCCCCGGGAGTTGTACCACCTCTGCCGTACCCTGGGTCCACACTGGGAGCAGGTTGGTCAGCAGCTGGGGCTGGACCAGGACACGCTTGACCGCTGTGCTCTGGACAACAGGGACAGTCAGTGGGGACAGGTACACGACATGCTGCTGACATGGATGGAGAGGTCGGGGGTCAAGGCTACGGTGGAAATGTTGACTGAAGGTCTGCAAGCTGTAGGGGTGGGGCCACACCTGTATAACTGTATCAGAG TTCCATCACTGTTCGAACTGAACCATCTGGCCTGGAAACTAAGTGATGCTTCAGGTTGGGAGGATGTGATGCTGCATCTAGGTCTGACACAAGACGACATCCGACATGCCAAAGATGCCCACCCAGACTACAGGTGCAGTCAGGTGCACCACATGTTACTGATGTGGGTAGAGAAGTCAGGAACAGAGGCTACAGTGGGCCGGCTGTGTGACGCTCTGAAAAACCACAACGTTGAAACAGAAAAATTTCTCTTTCTTACAG TGACAAACATTGATTGTATTCTCTGA
- the LOC118404246 gene encoding 60S ribosomal protein L30, producing the protein MKQKRKTMESINSRLQLVMKSGKYVLGLKETLKVLRQGKAKLIIIANNTPALRKSEIEYYAMLAKTGVHHYSGNNIELGTACGKYFRVCTLAITDPGDSDIIRSMPAEDKGESK; encoded by the exons ATGAAGCAAAAG AGAAAGACGATGGAGAGTATCAACTCCCGGCTGCAGCTGGTGATGAAGTCTGGGAAGTACGTCTTGGGCCTGAAGGAGACCCTGAAGGTGCTGAGGCAAGGGAAGGCCAAACTCATCATCATAGCTAACAACACCCCCGCACTCAG GAAGAGTGAGATTGAGTACTACGCCATGTTGGCTAAGACAGGTGTCCATCATTACTCTGGTAACAACATCGAGCTAGGTACAGCCTGTGGTAAATACTTCAGAGTCTGCACACTGGCCATCACAGATCCAG GTGACAGTGACATCATTCGCAGCATGCCAGCAGAAGACAAGGGCGAGTCGAAGTGA